The genomic interval tgagacttcatcaagccgcacgaagaaactaaatgttcccctccctagaattgacttgtataaaactagtctggcatattcaggtccatttctgtggaatggtttaccagtctctctcagacagccactttctgttgccagttttagaagacatacttttttgtatatgctttcatcgtcgtgtggcacttaatgcctcgatcaggtactgctgtttgataagtacatgaagatctactagtataatcatttcatttcagttaagttttttgtttttttatgattatgtgtacaatgtgtacatgtgtgtgtgtgtgtgtgtgtgtgtgtgtgtgcgtgcgtgcgtgtgtgtgtgtgtgtgtgtgtgtgtgtgtgtatgtgtgtgtgcgtgtgtctgtgtgcgtgtgtgtctgtatgtgcatgtatgtctgtgtgtgtctgtgtgcatgtgaccgtgtgtgtcaaagtgtgtgttttaatgtataccattaccaatgaccatgtatgctatgaacattttttttccctctttgtctgatttaataaccatgtttttatgtttttgctttgcttcttcttctgctttaatattatgcactggttagttaattccctcttgggcgagggctggatgaaaaaagatctttgctgtatctactccattaccctcgaaaaataaagttggttcgttcgttcgttcgttcgttctctctctcttcccctctctctctttctcccacacccccccccccttctctctgtcacacactctctgtgtctgcctgtctttcttatTCATGCTGACTCCCCCTCTCGTGTGCCGCCTGGTTGACTCTCCCCGTCTCGTGTGCCGCCTGGCTGACTCTCCCCCTCTCGTGTGCCGCCTGGCTGACTCTCCCCCTCTCGTGTGCCGCCTGGTTGACTCTCCCCCTCTCGTGTGCCGCCTGGTTGACTCTCCCCCTCTCGTGTGCCGCCTGGTTGACTCTCCCCGTCTCGTGTGCCGCCTGGTTGACTCTCCCCCTCTCGTGTGCCGCCTGGTTGACTCTCCCCCTCTCGTGTGCCGCCTGGTTGACTCTCCCCGTCTCGTGTGCCGCCTGGTTGACTCTCCCCGTCTCGTGTGCCGCCTGGTTGACTCTCCCCGTCTCGTGTGCCGCCTGGTTGACTCTCCCCCTCTCGTGTGCCGCCTGGCTGACTCTCCCCGTCTCGTGTGCCGCCTGGTTGACTCTCCCCGTCTCGTGTGCCGCCTGGTTGACTCTCCCCGTCTCGTGTGCCGCCTGGTTGACTCTCCCCGTCTCGTGTGCCGCCTGGTTGACTCTCCCCGTCTCGTGTGCCGCCTGgttgacttttacaaaatgAAAGAGCAAATGCTAATTGAGTGATTCGTTTTTGGTGTGGCTCAGTATTGATTAGTTGTCACACagaatctcacacacacacacacacacacacacacacacacacacacacacacacacacacacacacacacacacacacacacacaaacaaacacacaaacctacATCCATCAAAAACACTAATATCTATTGCGCACTCTGTGCATAAGATCGCATGACATGCTGTATCGTCACACGCGGTATGCAGTCTGTCAATCTAATCCCTGTAGCACGTGCACACAGACAACGACAGCTGGCGCAAAACAACATCTTATACCACACGCCTCAGGTCACGCTTAATGAACTTAGCCACGGTTGATTAAGTCCGCCTGATCAGAGTTTAATTGTCTGAATCGGCCATCATCGACGTTTGATGTGCAGGGCGGGAGAGGGCGATGTAGTGCAGGTAATCCTCTCGTCGTTCACAACACAACGCCTTGGTGACCTTGCTGTCGGGAGAGGGCGATGTAGTGCAGGTAATCCTCTCGTCGTGCACAACACAACACCTTGCTGACCTTGATGCCCCTTCCTTGGGCTTTGATCGTGCACTGCAAGAattctgggcccgtatgcatgaactagaagtaagaaacactggaagtagaggcctcttttcgaagtgggaactcccgaagtcaactttctaacactgttcacaatgcatgaactgacttgaacgccaaagtattaagcgagagtattaaggtcaaggtcggggaaattgggggaatccctactaatacgcatgcgcacgtttctatcaacatggcagtcaacgaaagaggcaaggcacgtgtgccgctcaaaaagaaagtagacacggaggggcgttctgcacctttttcagatggtgaaattgctgtactcttgacagaagtgttttacgaaagaacggttattctgtccaaatttcagaacagttaattagaaaaaaacttcacagtaaacaccaagtttacagaacagtctaactgttaaacataaagacgctgtctggtccaaaattgccaaagaagtctctctctctctctctctctctctctctctctctctctctctctctctctctctctctctctctctctctctctctctctctctctctctctctctctcttacgacacatgcacacatagacaaacgtacactcatgcacataccgtgacactatgacacaagtgacactgacggcacacataaacacacacacacaccacacactgcacacacacacacacgcgcgcgctcgcgcgcacacatatacacacacacacgcacccatacacgcacgcacacagtcacaaacaaataaccacacactcactctctctcactttctctcattctctctcaatctacactcatacacacactgaaactatgatgacacaagtgacacgtcacacacacacacacacacacacacacacatacacacacacacacacacacacacactcaccgtagtgacacacataattatacacacgcgcgtacagttgaaaacatgatatgattttttcaaagcataggaaggtttcttttgcaaatgaataaaattaacacagaggcaaaacccggtttttgcagccggaatgcaattgcggaggcttaaaaagtaaaagattaataaaaaaaatatatatagctcccggcggaacttgaacccggagcgaatgaacgagagtccggaaccgttaccactgcactatgttactcgtgtagaatagaggcatgatgaaaaaaggcattctgagttattcagtcgtgctggtttgaaagctcgccaccttcgccgaatgactcgagcacgtttttttcggtcagtaactgatcgaactgtcgcttttgagtcactctgttttatgtcacagtccgtgtctatggtgcaaggtaggagaccgtctcattgtagccaagttacgacagttgctcgattgacgcatttcacgtcttcgatattgtgtctgagatcatttcccaatgagctgcctttaaaaacggaatgtcctgcaattgtaatatgcgctggaggtttcttttggatgggtaaggacccttgagatgcgatatcgtcgtataattatgtcaagcgagaggcccttgacattggaagtgggaacttcgaaagcaaagttgccagctactcggtatgcacgagctaaattgaacgccgaagtagtggcttcgagagttctgaggtcaaggttgagaaaattgggggaatcccaattagtgcgcatgcgtttgtaaacggtaggcttggtgaccagaagaaacaaatctcatcgcgagttcgtaaatgggcaaacgttgatcgcgctgtataGCTTTTacaataattgttgtttttaactggttgaacgaaagctgtgatgattgtccttaaatagaatgactgtctataataatgatttcgttgaccagaatgttggggacaataaaaaaaggttgtttatgtggtagcgaagtcggttaacttaaaactctttttgtagtgtttttttaatgattgtgtatcggtaaaactgctggacaaaaatagtttggtcagagcaaatgtttgtgttactggtaaatttaaaaaggcagaactccatttttggggaatcaagatataaggtgtagtgaaaagaagataagttcagcgaatttcatattatttgagaaaatgtgtgtccgaatttttaaaacagaaaaattgttgtacttaggtgtttgtaaattacgtttgtcctcgttaattgtgaagaggatgtatgtttatataaagttcaaagtcaagattggatttttgtagcctacgtgcgtgtgtgcatgtgtattagacataatacatagacatagaacactttattatctcaattacgataaactcgggtgtggtgaatcacaataaacagcataaaacgtaagaacatgaataaaatatcaaggcgcaaatatagtcagctcatcatagtgtggggagtgggtacacacacacacacacacacacacacacacacacacacacacacacatacacacacacacacacacacaccgtcgaacacacacataacgtcgaacacacacacacacacacacacacacacacacacacacacacacacacaccgtcgaacacacacacaccgtcgaacacacacacaccgtcgaacacacacacaccgtcgaacacacacacaccgtcgaacacacacataacatcgaaaacacacacacacacacacacacacacacacacacacacaaacacacacacacaaacacacacacccacacacccacggcacgcgcgaacacgcaaacaaacgtatgaaggaacagacgcacaattatacccgcacgcacgcacacacaggcagacaggcactcgcacaaatacacacacacacacacacacacacacacacacacacacacacacacacacacataaagcaatgacaaaaaaaataccAGAAACTTACATttaaacactcgaacacacacacacacacacacacacacacacacacacacgcacacaaacacacgcacgcacacaaacacatacacacatgcaaacacacacacactcacacatgcacacaacgacgcccattttcatagaaacacagtaaccccctcgtataagcgggaatgaaagagtggtggccaatgacccagaacaaacaaaagtcaaagctggcaactcaagtttgtattcagggaaatttgcacgaaatgcatgcagaagatacgacttttccctctattttctctctttgggagcgtcagctcggtttgacatgaaaaactgaagaaaagccctgcctttttgcactgagaaactgtggaagtagcgtgtttactactgggtctggctgtagtacatttaccctcatttacttcctcgttagcttccaaagtaaactcttttttcgtcccatgcatgcgaaagtgaggatgtacttccgatgtcactcaaaactttagaagtagtcgcaaaataccctgagttacttcctcgctttgcttcgaggtaaaccctttttccggcccatgcatacgaaagtgaggcaagtacttccgatgtcactcaaaacttcgggagttgtcgcgaacttcccccataagcatacgggccctggtaCCTGCTATCCATTGTCGAACTGTCTGCACTTTGCAGCACTGACCTGACGGGAAGCTTAAGCTCACCGTTTGTttcaccgccctgatatggcccttcgtggtcggctgggcgttaagcggcaaacaaacaaacaaaccgtttGTTTCTAGTACACCCCAGGCTATCAATGTAAGTCGTGGAAGGAAAATAAGACAAACACGTGAAACTGTGAAACAAATTGAAGCCGATGAATTTGGGCATGAGAATAAATACGAAGCAAACTTAAAAGGGATCATACGTCATACAGATCATACGTCATACATATCATACGTcatcaggggcggagcagttaagccagagggggagggggggggttacaacctggggtccaggagTAGACCCCTTGTGTGGTACATGGGCAATGCCCCGTTGGgagggtctggggggcaaagttTTAGccattttatgaacaatttatggcttaaccttgattttaaacatgatcaactggtctcaacagccactcattatttcttttaaagttcgtattaattttatttttatttttttacagccggggggggggggggtccggaacccctgtaacccccacACTGTGTTCCATTTCAGGCACTGTGAGCTGCAGACTGGCTCCAGCTAAAAATAACTGGCAACAACCACTCCCCTCCCGCCTATCTACCCTTTCCTCCCCCATTTCCCTCCAACACCTCCCACCCACAGTGGCGCCTGAAATTGGGCCAGACCACTCTTCTTTGTCTGCAGCGAGCGTGCGTTGCCCGCTCTCTGTAAGCTGTGTTGATAAGAATGCCGCCGAGCAGAGAGATAGCAGTGGTTCAGTGCGCCCTCCCTGCCTTTTGGAACTGATGTTTTTAGTGTTTTGCCGGGCATCTCTCAATAGTTGTATTTATTGCAATGCATGCCACAATTcacaagacagaagaaaggatAAATGAGTGCATGCTGCATTTAATGAAACACCTTGAAACAAcgcagtaaacaaaacatcctaaatgtgccacaataaaagaacacaaaataatgaaagataaagacaaaggtaatccccaagtacataatacatatatacaacactttacgaaatatatacaaacagtagagtatatacagtcgtatatttacatacatattatgccaaggactactagtagaagtcattgatggtgcgcatgtaaaatttgttttgcgtttggATAAgtatataattcaaaatagtgtagataatgtcagtaacatataagaaagaaaaaagatctTACGGTAGTTCATGTTCATGTTACAgtgttagctgcatgtgaataaaacaaaaaagcttacctcacggccctcctatacaagtctcacaaacttgtatatataatataccacaggagagaaaaaaacgtaGCTCGCGCGCGCTCACCCAAATCCGCGCGAAGTGCCACATGATATTATACCCCGACAACACATAGGcggataatacatgtatgtcaatagtatgaaacaaaacatgccacaattttcaagacagaagaaagggtaaatgagagaattagaaaaagtgtttgctcctcaagtatataattatgccacTCTTTACACTCTGAAAAACATGTGCATgttgcatttaaagaaacaggaACGGCACAGTATGTAAGacggcagaagacaacacagtaaacaaaacatcctaaatgtgccacaaaaaaagaacactAATTAATGTcgtatttaaaaacatattataggcatgcgtatggtgcgcatgtgaaatttgttttgcgtttatataattcaaaatagtgcaattaatgcctgtaatataaaagaaagaaaaaacggtctttcaatacatgttcatgcaaattgttagctgcatgtgaagaaaacaaaaagcctacCTGATGTCTCCTCCTACATGAGTAATCCAATAGCAGCACACAAGTCGATTTGAAAGTTTTTCAACACAGTTTTTCACTCGTattgttctcacaaacttgtatatataccACAGGAAAGAAAACTCGTCGATCCGACGACAATTTAACGTTTGTTTCATTAtcgcaaacaaaacagaacagacaaaacgaaacaaaacaacacagccgAACAGTTGGGGTTGTTATTTCTCTGAgatgctgaagaaaaaaaagatgacgTGCATTGTAATGGAATAGAGTGGGTGTAATTTCAAACTAAACGGTTCAAATGTGAGTGTAAACACACTCTTTACGCGGGATCACATTCCCTCACACgcatatgaacacacacacacacacacacacacacacacacacacacacacacacacacacacacacacacacacacacacacacacacacactatgtacatttttagaaagaaaaacaaaacaaaaacacaatgtacattgttagaagaagaaaaaaaacaatatgtacaattttagaagaaaaacaaacaacaaaaaacaatgttttagaGCTGTTATTGTGTCAATATGCTAAAGGCCTCAATGACTTTTTATCATTCTTGTTTAGGATTTTGTTTTTGGCGGGGTGTCAAGCAGCATCGGTGAGGTCTTAATTTGTTGCTCTTTCATTAACTGGCAAAGTTGCTGTCCCTTGTTTTTCATGCCCCAAACTCTCCTTTTCAAATTGTTGAcgtcagggcccgtatgcatgaactagaagtaagaaacactggaagtagaggcctcttttcgaagtgggaactcccgaagtcaactttctaactgttcacaatgcatgaactgacttgaacgccaaagtagtgacagcgagagtattaaggtcaaggtcggggaaattgggggaatccctactaatacgcatgcacacgtttctatcaacatttcagtcaacgaaaatggcaaggcacgtgtgccgctcaaaaagaaagtagacacagaggggcgttctgcgcctttttcagatggtgaaattgctgtactcttgacagaagtgttttacgaaagaacggttattctgtccaaatttcagagcagtctaactgttaaacataaagacgctgtctggtccaaaattgccaaagaagtgtcgctctctctctctctctctctctctctctctctctctctctctctctctctctctctctctctctctctctctctctctctctctctctctctctcttacgacacacgcacacacagacaaacgtacactcatgcacatactgacactatgacacaagtgacactgacggcacacataaacacacacacacaccacacactgcacactgcacacacacacacacgcgcgcgcttgcgcgcacacatatacacacacacacgcacccatacacgcacgcacacagtcacaaacaaataaccacacactcactctctctcactttctctcattctctctcaatctacactcatacacacactgaaactatgatgacacaagtgacacgtcacacacacacacacacacacacacacacacacacacacacacatacacacacacacacacacacacactcaccgtagtgacacacatatacacacgcgcgtacagttgaaagtcaagacatgatatgattttttcaaagcataggaaggtttcttttgcaaatgaataaaattaacacagaggcaaaacccggtttttgcagccggaatgcaattgcggaggcttaaaaaggaaaagattaataaaaaaaatatatagctcccggcggaacttgaacccggagcaaatgaacgagagtccggaaccgttaccactgcactatgttactcgtgtagaatagaggcatgatgaaaaaaggcattctgagttattcagtcgtgctggtttgaaagctcgccaccttcgccgaatgactcgagcacgtttttttcggtcagtaactgatcgaactgtcgcttttgagtcactctgttttaagcatttcacctagattaaacaagaatgtcacagtccgtgtctagggtgcaaggtaggagaccgtctcattgtagccaagttacgacagttgctcgattgacgcatttcacgtcttcgatagtgtgtctgagataatttcccaatgagctgcctttaaaaacggaatgtcctgcaattgtagtatgcgctggaggtttcttttggatgggtaaggacccttgagatgcgatatcgtcgtataattatgtcaagcgagaggcccttgacattggaagtgggaacttcgaaagcaaagttgccagctactcggtatgcacgagctaaattgaacgccgaagtagtggcttcgagagttctgaggtcaaggtcgagaaaattgggggaatcccaattagtgcgcatgcgtttgtaaacggtaggcttggtgaccagaagaaacaaatctcatcgcgagttcgtaaatgggcaaacgttgatcgcgctgtagcttttactataattgttgtttttaactggttgaacgaaagctgtgataaatagaatgactgtctataataatgatttcgttgaccagaatgttggggacaataaaaaaaggttgtttatgtggtagcgaagtcggttaacttaaaactctttttgtagtgtttttttaatgattgtgtatcggtaaaactgctggacaaaaatagtttggtcagagcgaatgtttgtgttactggtaaatttaaaaaggcagaactccattttttgggaatcaagataaaaataaggtgtagtgaaaagaagataagttcagcgaatttcatattatttgagaaaatgtgtgtccgaatttttaaaacagaaacattgttgtacttaggtgtttgtaaattacgtttgtcctcgttaattgtgaagaggatgtatgttcatataaagttcaaagtcaagattggatttttgtagcctacgtgcgtgtgtgcgtgtgtattagacataatacatagacatagaacactttattatctcaattacgataaactcgggtgtggtgaatcacaataaacagcataaaacgtaagaacatgaataaaatatcaaggcgcaaatatagtcagctcatcatagtgtggggagtgggtacacacacacacacacacacacacacacacacacacatacacacacacacagtcgaacacacacataacgtcgaacacacacacacacacacacacacacacacatacacacacatacaaacatacacacacaccgtcgaacacacacacaccgtcgaacacacacataacatcgaaaacacacacacacacacacacacacacacataacatcgaaaacacacacacacacacacacacacacacaaacacacacacacacacacacacacacaaacacacacacacacacacacacacacggcacgcgcgaacacgcaaacaaacgtatgaaggaacagacgcacaattatacccgcacgcacgcacacacaggcagacaggcactcgcacaaatacatacacacacacacacacacacacacacacacacacacacacacacacacacacacacacacacacacacacacacacacacacagataaagcaatgaaaaaaaaaatagcagaaacttacacttcaacactcgaacacacacacacacacacacacacacacacacacacacacacgcacacgcacacaaccacacgcacgcacgcacacaaacacacacacacacacacactcacacatgcacacaacgacgcccattttcatagaaacacagtaaccccctcgtataagcgggaatgaaagagtggtggccaatgacccagaacaaacaaaagtcaaagctggcaactcaggtttgtattcagggaaatttgcacgaaattcatgcagaagatacgacttttccctctattttctctctttgggagcgtcagctcggtttgacatgaaaaactgaagaaaagccctgcctttttgcactgagaaactgtggaagtagcgtgtttactactgggtctggctgtagtacatttaccctcatttacttcctcgttagcttccaaagtaaactcttttttcgtcccatgcatgcgaaagtgaggatgtacttccgatgtcactcaaaactttagaagtagtcgcaaaataccctgagttacttcctcgctttgcttcgaggtaaaccctttttccggcccatgcatacgaaagtgaggcaagtacttccgatgtcactcaaaacttcgggagttgtcgcgaacttcccccataagcatacgggccctgaaTGTATTTTTTCGCCGCCCTGTTCACCCATCAAACCAAGCCCCATcccccacctgtccataaaCTCTACACAATGTGCTTCAAGTATGTGCTGCTTTGGGATGACATTAACGTTGTCAAGGCACACGTTACCTCTGTAGAACTCCATGTATTCAGAAATAGCTACTTGGATGCCAGGAAGGTCATCTTTCCCAactggttttgtgtgtgacacAAGCCTGTGCACACTGGAGTAAAGACTGTTCAAACGggtgtgtttgtctttgattTGACCTGCAAGGGTGTGCACGCCATAATCATCTGTCAGGATAAATGCCCTTCTTTCTACGCTGTCTGCTACGGCAGTAATCACTTCatctttaatgtatttgttgcagTGATTCCCATTGAAGCTACCACCAAAAAAGGCCTGAGGTGTTATGCTATGCTTATTCAAAATCTCAGTAACCCCTGCAACTGTTGGTCCTTCAGATCTGTCGAAGACTGGAAACGTTTTCAGAttaagtttccctttttctcgGAGATTATACATTTTTCTGACACACCTTCTGAATGCTTCGGTAGTGTTGTCAATCACCACCAAACGCTCTTCACTCAGTTTTATTTTAGAAAGGGCATCTGCTATTTGCTTGTCAAGCTGGTGACACTCATTTGCAAGAAGATCGTGGTGTTTGTTCACAACACCAAGGAGCAAATGAAGGTAAGGCGGCGCTACATGACTCACTTTGACGTCCCATATTGGAGCACGAATGACGTTGTAGTGGTCTTTGGCATGTTTTTTGTCACTGCCAGATTCTTGGTACCCTATGAGGTCTTCTTTCATGTTTCTTAACGTTCTTTTGGGGGCTTTTTCTCTTGGACTCCATTGCATTTGCGTTTTGGAAGTCTTGCACCAAAGACATGGATAACTACTCTGGGCTCCTGACAGTccatacatttttgactggaaATCATAATCCCCAAACATAAACACTCGCAGCCTTTTTCCTTTCCACATCATGCCGTTGACAGCACTAACTCCCTCTTTAATAGTGCTGCCTAAAATCTTTTCAAGGTTTTCAGCACAATCTTTGGCTTCAGTCATCACAACCAACTTTGAGTTCGCATTTGGATTGTGGAGATTTGCTACTTCAAGAACAACTTTAAAACTCCCCCCTCCATGGTCACCCCCGATTTTAACCCAAATTTCATTTTCTGGCAAGGTGTTGTTATGCCATGTTAGCATGTTCTTCTTGTCGTACTGGTCTAAGAGATCCGTTACAAACTTGGGCCAGCTGACAATAGAAGACACGGGAATGCCCCTAACTTCCTCTTTCTTTGTCGCTTTGTTGATGCATGAGAGACGTAATGTGTAAACTTCTATTTTCCCACAAAGCACTCCCTCCTGAAATTCCCTCTCCTTTTTCTCACACTCCATTTTTATTCCCATTGCCTTGTTTAATTTTCGCAACTGCCTTTGTTTTGCCCAGCTAAGTGACAGTTTTGCTCTAATTTGAGCTGCTGCTTTTGAAGAGACGCGTGCCTGTCCCAACCCAGCTGTTTTCAGAATGTCATCCCTTTTGCGCTTTGTAGTGTGCTTGAGTTCAgtgctttgttgttttattatgtcAGCTTCCGTGGAACCGGAAATTTCTTTTCTCAAGTTGGCAATTTCCTTTGCTCTTCTCTTCCTCATTGGAGTAGAAACTAGCGCTGATGACTTTTTCGCTCTCACAATTTTCTTTAGGACAAGTGGCTGTGCttttgtcttacatatcaacGTCTTCTTGTCATCTGACTGTGCCAGTTTCACCCTAACTAAGCCAGTTAAATActcttcctctttttttgtCAAAGGTGCTTGCAACTGTTCTATTGGGCGGAGTTgggtttgtggtttgttttttgacaaaacagtgTTAGTATCTGTTGCTTTCTGTGACTGAGATACAGACTTTGCTACAGGTGTGTTATCGTTTGATTCTGCTGGGGCTTGGGTTTGAAATGATGTTGAAGCAGCTGACACGACGACTGTGTCATTGTTAGTACTTACATCACTCTGACTCTGAGTCGTACCCTTGCG from Littorina saxatilis isolate snail1 linkage group LG7, US_GU_Lsax_2.0, whole genome shotgun sequence carries:
- the LOC138972018 gene encoding ribosome-binding protein 1-like is translated as MHTGPEFLQCTIKAQGRGIKVSKVLCCARREDYLHYIALSRQQVNQAAHETGRVNQAAHETGRVNQAAHETGRVNQAAHETGRVNQAAHETGRVSQAAHERGRVNQAAHETGRVNQAAHETGRVNQAAHETGRVNQAAHERGRVNQAAHERGRVNQAAHETGRVNQAAHERGRVNQAAHERGRVNQAAHERGRVSQAAHERGRVSQAAHETGRVNQAAHERGSQHE